In Nitrospirota bacterium, a single window of DNA contains:
- a CDS encoding site-2 protease family protein, translating into MNESITIGRIIGIRIKIHYTWFIVFGLVMISLATAYFPKEYEALSRLSYWIPAGITTVMLFASVLLHELAHSWVAQKNGITIRGITLFIFGGVAELTGEPPTAKAEFKIAIAGPLMSFALAGVFYLIGATIQMGIEAYSTVKYLSYINVILALFNLAPGFPLDGGRVLRAAIWKFTGDLKKATKTASVIGQGFAFLLIFWGIMEMFGGHLFNGLWLIVIGFFLDHASKSSYQQLLLKRMLSGIKIGAIMEKDVITVDQKTNLKNLVDDYFFKYRYSSFPVMDGERLVGIISINNVKDIHPEKWSYTDVYDIMQKIHEGLVVSDDEDAVNVLDRMLRNNVRKLVVSHGDRIKGIVTLQDIMKLFSIKTDLGGP; encoded by the coding sequence ATGAACGAGTCAATTACTATAGGCAGGATTATAGGCATCAGGATAAAGATACACTATACATGGTTCATCGTATTTGGTCTTGTTATGATCTCATTAGCTACGGCATACTTCCCTAAAGAATACGAGGCGCTGAGCAGGCTGTCATACTGGATACCGGCAGGCATAACCACAGTTATGCTCTTTGCATCTGTACTTCTTCATGAGCTCGCCCATAGCTGGGTTGCCCAGAAAAATGGTATAACTATAAGAGGAATAACCCTTTTCATATTCGGTGGTGTAGCAGAGCTTACAGGAGAGCCTCCAACCGCAAAGGCTGAATTTAAGATAGCTATTGCAGGTCCGCTGATGAGTTTTGCACTTGCCGGAGTTTTTTATCTCATAGGTGCAACTATTCAGATGGGAATAGAGGCTTACTCGACTGTAAAGTATCTTAGTTATATAAATGTAATACTTGCACTATTTAATTTAGCGCCCGGATTCCCACTTGATGGGGGAAGGGTCTTAAGAGCTGCTATCTGGAAATTCACGGGCGACCTCAAGAAGGCAACAAAGACCGCAAGTGTGATAGGACAGGGGTTTGCCTTTTTACTTATATTCTGGGGAATAATGGAAATGTTCGGAGGACATCTATTTAACGGACTCTGGCTTATAGTAATCGGATTCTTCCTTGATCATGCGTCAAAGAGTAGTTACCAGCAACTCCTGTTAAAAAGAATGCTTAGCGGGATAAAAATAGGTGCAATCATGGAAAAAGATGTAATTACAGTAGACCAGAAGACGAACCTAAAAAACCTTGTAGATGATTACTTCTTCAAATATAGATACTCAAGTTTTCCCGTAATGGATGGAGAAAGGCTGGTTGGCATTATATCAATAAATAATGTTAAAGACATCCATCCAGAGAAATGGTCATACACAGATGTGTATGATATTATGCAGAAAATTCACGAAGGTCTTGTGGTATCTGACGATGAGGATGCAGTCAATGTCCTTGACAGGATGCTCAGGAATAATGTCAGGAAGTTAGTTGTCAGTCATGGAGATAGGATTAAAGGAATTGTAACACTGCAGGACATAATGAAGCTCTTCAGTATAAAGACAGACCTTGGTGGGCCATGA
- a CDS encoding gamma-glutamyl-gamma-aminobutyrate hydrolase family protein: MKPIIGITTDIDGNRSYLRLEYIDFVKNVGGIPLLITPTSVEDVMAIVDTIDGLLLSGGDDIHPSYYGEEITAELKLTSNARTDFEIALLNEAIRARKPLLGICYGMQLMNIVTGGTLYQDIEKHRESRHTVNIYSNTKLYDIVKVDVTDVNSTHHQSVKVVGKNIVVTAVAPDGIVEAIELQNYPFFIGVQWHPERNPEDLSTMALASAFIEISRKRINQR, translated from the coding sequence ATGAAGCCAATCATTGGCATAACAACAGATATAGATGGTAATCGCAGTTACCTCAGGTTGGAATATATAGATTTCGTAAAAAACGTGGGTGGTATACCGCTCCTTATAACACCAACATCGGTAGAAGATGTCATGGCAATTGTCGATACAATTGATGGTCTCTTACTCTCAGGTGGTGATGACATTCATCCCTCTTACTATGGAGAAGAGATTACTGCAGAACTCAAACTTACTTCTAATGCAAGAACAGATTTTGAGATAGCACTACTCAATGAAGCAATAAGGGCAAGAAAACCGCTACTTGGCATATGTTATGGTATGCAACTTATGAATATTGTAACTGGAGGAACACTTTATCAGGATATAGAAAAGCACAGAGAGAGCAGGCACACGGTTAACATCTATTCAAATACGAAATTATATGATATAGTTAAGGTAGATGTGACAGATGTCAATAGCACACATCATCAATCTGTTAAGGTCGTCGGGAAAAATATAGTGGTAACTGCTGTAGCACCAGATGGTATTGTTGAAGCTATCGAACTTCAGAATTATCCATTTTTCATAGGTGTCCAGTGGCACCCGGAGAGAAATCCTGAAGACCTATCCACAATGGCGCTTGCATCTGCATTCATTGAAATATCAAGAAAGAGGATTAATCAAAGATGA
- a CDS encoding D-aminoacylase, translating into MLDIVIKNAVVIDGSNNAPERRDVGIVGDRIEAVDNIPDYKADVIIDATGLMLSPGFIDTHSHSDFTLLADPSGAGKVMQGVTTEINGNCGLSAAPISGDAEKQREPDLVELGIKERWSSWDEYIKLLKRKGIGLNFATLVGHGSIRASIIGLNDREASMDDMQNMKKFLKEGLSAGALGISTGLIYPLGIYTDTDELIELATVVSLHGGIYATHMRSEGEKLTEAVSEATDIGRNANIPVHISHLKTSGEKNWGKIDTLFKTIEAARDNGIDITCDRYPYTAASTDLDAVLPSWVYEGGREAEIERLCNRETRKRIERELNDRHPEVSRWEKVVIASVISKENKNLEGKNIFEISNILKKSPIDTILDLLLEEKLRVSAIYHSMSEENLRRILEKPYTMIGSDSSARSRDGITARGKPHPRGFGSFVRVLGKYVREESLLTFEGAIHKMTGMPALRFGLKKRGFIRKGYYADIVVFDINTIKDRATFDNPFQYPDGIVHVFVNGKAVVLDGKLTG; encoded by the coding sequence ATGCTTGACATCGTTATCAAGAATGCAGTTGTAATAGATGGCTCTAACAATGCTCCAGAAAGAAGAGATGTAGGGATTGTTGGAGACAGGATTGAGGCAGTAGACAACATACCAGATTATAAAGCAGATGTAATCATTGATGCCACTGGATTGATGCTATCTCCTGGATTCATAGATACCCATTCTCACTCTGATTTTACACTCCTCGCAGACCCTTCAGGTGCTGGCAAGGTAATGCAGGGAGTAACCACTGAGATAAATGGTAACTGTGGGCTCTCTGCAGCTCCTATCTCTGGTGACGCAGAAAAACAGAGAGAGCCTGACCTCGTGGAACTCGGCATCAAAGAGAGGTGGTCATCGTGGGATGAATACATCAAATTACTCAAAAGAAAAGGAATTGGTCTAAACTTTGCTACCCTCGTAGGTCATGGAAGCATCAGGGCATCTATTATCGGCCTCAATGACAGAGAGGCATCAATGGATGATATGCAAAACATGAAAAAATTTCTTAAAGAGGGTCTAAGTGCAGGCGCACTCGGCATCTCAACAGGTCTTATCTATCCACTTGGCATATACACAGATACCGATGAACTTATAGAACTTGCGACTGTTGTATCACTTCATGGTGGTATCTATGCTACCCACATGAGGAGCGAAGGCGAAAAACTCACCGAGGCAGTCTCAGAGGCTACAGATATAGGCAGAAATGCAAATATCCCTGTGCATATATCCCACCTCAAGACAAGTGGAGAGAAAAATTGGGGTAAAATAGATACGTTGTTTAAAACCATTGAAGCGGCAAGAGACAATGGCATAGATATCACATGCGATCGTTATCCATATACAGCAGCGAGCACAGACCTCGATGCAGTCCTTCCTTCATGGGTGTATGAGGGAGGAAGGGAAGCAGAGATTGAAAGATTGTGCAACAGAGAGACCCGAAAAAGGATTGAAAGGGAACTAAATGACAGACACCCTGAAGTTAGCAGATGGGAAAAGGTTGTAATCGCATCTGTAATATCCAAGGAAAATAAAAACCTTGAGGGAAAGAATATCTTTGAGATAAGTAATATCCTCAAAAAATCACCGATAGATACAATCCTTGACCTTCTATTGGAAGAAAAACTCAGGGTCTCTGCGATATATCACTCGATGAGCGAAGAAAATCTGAGGAGGATATTGGAGAAACCCTATACGATGATTGGCTCAGACAGCTCTGCACGTTCGAGGGATGGTATTACAGCCAGAGGGAAACCTCATCCGAGAGGATTTGGCTCTTTTGTGAGGGTGCTTGGTAAATATGTAAGGGAAGAATCATTACTTACCTTTGAAGGGGCTATCCATAAGATGACAGGGATGCCAGCCTTAAGATTCGGACTTAAAAAAAGGGGTTTTATCAGGAAAGGCTATTATGCAGATATTGTGGTATTCGATATAAACACCATAAAAGATAGGGCTACCTTTGATAACCCATTTCAGTATCCAGATGGTATAGTTCATGTGTTTGTAAATGGAAAGGCAGTTGTACTGGATGGAAAACTTACAGG
- a CDS encoding adenylate/guanylate cyclase domain-containing protein — protein sequence MESITNFLVENLVAVFFLYGASFYALSFAIILGIKTLRDLNIARPFLFLILFGFTHGTVEMMDALSIFRLKAFDIAEPSFYSMIKVGLLCLSFAFLLIFAIRLLFAERLKNGKAGTYLSVIIPLLAAVHFGVSFFSSEPIRISDFDASVRYFIAFPSAFLSAVGVYFLSKKKELLDKLPQGAGKRLHISVLGFLSYGVFAGLIVPESNYLFASFLNYDTFLANVGIPVQVFRAVAALSIAYLFTVAMALSLVTKFWCAYGVIIAAVLIVGISDITAMNQIISAQKNITMLHLEDERFYELDATFTKMGTYLYTNMKIDEGFEKAKSNFEKELNYLKSIEHKEKEEEILLSKIDEGYRKFLNMSKGLPSKDEKAYLLVEEINDNINTISKMHRDEVFLHLNKIHRLSNHTFNTHIIVFIVATFVFLFIGYRFIKMILVPLITLKRGITETRKGNLSHRIGLHTHDEFQEIAEEYNRMAEALLDRNQRLEKAKDEMERLSITDGMTGLFNYRYFYGTLGSEIERAKRYNKTLSLLMVDIDDFKHYNDTHGHLMGDEVLRHIAKIFRDNIRKVDIPNRYGGEEFIIILPFTGKENAINVAEKIREAVERYPFLFKESQPMGNLTVSVGVASYPEDAKEIEGLIKKADDALYMSKVIGKNRVYEA from the coding sequence ATGGAATCTATTACAAACTTCCTTGTCGAAAACCTTGTAGCAGTATTCTTTCTGTATGGAGCAAGTTTTTATGCCCTCTCCTTTGCAATTATCCTCGGCATAAAGACCTTGAGAGACCTGAACATAGCTAGACCATTCCTTTTTCTTATATTATTTGGTTTCACACACGGAACAGTAGAGATGATGGATGCGTTATCTATCTTCAGATTAAAAGCCTTTGATATCGCAGAGCCCTCTTTCTACTCAATGATCAAGGTGGGGTTACTCTGTCTTTCCTTTGCCTTTCTCCTGATATTTGCTATCAGATTATTATTTGCAGAAAGGCTGAAGAATGGTAAGGCAGGCACTTATCTCTCAGTCATTATACCCTTACTGGCAGCAGTACACTTTGGGGTATCTTTTTTCTCGAGTGAGCCTATCCGCATAAGTGATTTCGATGCGAGTGTAAGATATTTTATAGCCTTTCCATCCGCTTTTCTTTCTGCCGTTGGGGTGTATTTCCTGTCTAAGAAGAAGGAGTTGCTGGATAAATTACCTCAGGGTGCAGGGAAGCGCTTACATATATCTGTATTAGGTTTCTTGTCCTATGGGGTGTTTGCTGGACTTATTGTGCCAGAATCTAACTATCTTTTTGCGTCCTTTTTAAATTACGATACATTCCTTGCCAATGTGGGAATACCTGTTCAGGTATTCAGGGCGGTGGCTGCATTATCCATAGCCTATCTCTTTACCGTGGCTATGGCATTAAGCCTTGTCACTAAATTCTGGTGTGCTTATGGCGTTATTATTGCGGCGGTATTAATAGTTGGTATATCAGACATTACTGCGATGAATCAGATAATAAGTGCTCAGAAAAACATTACCATGTTGCATCTCGAGGATGAACGCTTTTACGAACTTGATGCAACTTTTACAAAAATGGGCACATATCTATATACTAACATGAAGATAGACGAAGGATTTGAGAAAGCCAAGAGTAACTTTGAGAAGGAACTTAACTATCTTAAGAGTATTGAACACAAAGAAAAGGAGGAAGAGATTCTCCTGAGTAAGATAGATGAAGGTTATAGAAAATTCCTGAATATGAGCAAAGGCTTGCCATCAAAGGATGAAAAGGCATATTTACTCGTTGAGGAGATTAACGATAATATAAACACCATCTCAAAGATGCACAGGGACGAGGTATTTCTCCATCTCAACAAAATCCACAGGCTATCAAATCATACCTTTAATACACATATTATAGTGTTCATTGTTGCCACCTTTGTTTTCTTATTTATTGGATACAGATTTATTAAAATGATTCTCGTGCCTTTAATTACACTTAAACGTGGGATAACCGAAACAAGAAAAGGCAATCTAAGCCACAGGATAGGGTTACATACCCATGACGAATTCCAGGAGATTGCAGAGGAATATAATAGAATGGCAGAAGCACTTCTCGATAGGAATCAGAGGCTTGAAAAAGCAAAAGATGAGATGGAGAGATTATCCATTACAGATGGGATGACAGGGCTTTTTAACTACAGGTATTTTTATGGGACATTGGGAAGCGAGATAGAGAGGGCAAAAAGATACAATAAAACCCTTTCTCTCCTTATGGTAGATATAGACGATTTTAAACATTACAACGACACCCATGGTCACCTCATGGGTGATGAGGTTCTCAGGCATATTGCGAAGATATTTAGAGATAACATCAGAAAAGTGGATATACCGAACAGATATGGTGGAGAGGAGTTTATAATAATACTCCCATTTACAGGTAAAGAAAATGCTATAAATGTTGCAGAAAAAATAAGAGAGGCTGTAGAGAGATATCCATTTCTATTTAAGGAGTCACAGCCAATGGGTAACCTTACTGTAAGTGTTGGAGTAGCGAGTTATCCTGAGGATGCAAAAGAAATCGAGGGATTAATTAAAAAGGCAGACGACGCCCTTTACATGTCAAAGGTAATAGGCAAAAACAGGGTCTATGAAGCGTGA
- a CDS encoding DUF2301 domain-containing membrane protein — translation MEESYTLERAIAEAGIHYPRSYDIAYRIGYPIQLLGILYLTLAFIFAFPYMVAGVFIFESGVVLSSIFLLVWKREIKRFILMATFAGILLQAVSYIVVPEPYLRTLFIIGVGLVCVGGAGLVGKEAYCFGFGEGWLILLLYPVIIFINLIGVENRVILSTLYISLLLLHVLFLRKKLSQPLLKK, via the coding sequence ATGGAAGAAAGTTATACCTTAGAAAGGGCTATTGCAGAGGCAGGGATACATTATCCCCGCTCATATGATATAGCTTACAGAATCGGCTATCCGATACAACTTCTTGGCATCCTCTATCTTACCCTCGCATTTATATTTGCCTTCCCTTACATGGTTGCAGGTGTTTTTATATTTGAATCAGGTGTGGTTTTATCTTCCATTTTCCTTCTTGTGTGGAAGAGGGAGATAAAGAGGTTTATTTTGATGGCGACATTTGCAGGTATTTTACTTCAGGCTGTAAGCTATATAGTAGTTCCAGAGCCATATCTGAGGACACTTTTTATTATTGGTGTTGGTCTTGTATGTGTCGGAGGGGCAGGACTCGTTGGTAAAGAGGCATACTGTTTTGGATTCGGCGAAGGATGGCTTATACTACTTCTGTATCCTGTTATAATCTTTATAAATCTCATCGGGGTAGAAAACAGGGTAATCTTATCTACCCTTTATATATCTCTTTTGCTACTGCATGTATTATTCCTCAGGAAAAAACTCTCCCAGCCACTGCTCAAGAAGTGA
- the rsmD gene encoding 16S rRNA (guanine(966)-N(2))-methyltransferase RsmD produces the protein MFHMRIITGKSKGRKLKGSRIKGTRPTSQKVKESLFNIIGERICGATFLDLYAGTGAIGIEALSRGAGGVVFVENGFQSRKIIEENLSLTGLGERAEVFGMKAERFVETTNEKFDIVFADPPYRTGEVNIILEKLSRCDIINQEGLLIVEHFKKKYLPGNIGEMKRLKEYRYGDTYLSVYKKGE, from the coding sequence ATTTTTCACATGCGTATCATTACTGGAAAATCAAAGGGTCGTAAACTCAAAGGTTCACGCATAAAAGGTACTAGACCCACATCACAGAAGGTAAAGGAATCCCTCTTTAATATAATTGGTGAAAGGATCTGTGGTGCTACATTCCTTGACCTCTATGCAGGAACGGGTGCCATCGGCATAGAGGCATTAAGCCGTGGTGCAGGGGGGGTTGTCTTTGTGGAGAACGGTTTCCAATCGAGAAAGATTATAGAAGAAAATCTATCACTTACAGGTCTTGGTGAAAGGGCAGAGGTTTTCGGTATGAAGGCAGAAAGATTTGTAGAGACCACTAATGAAAAGTTCGATATTGTGTTTGCCGATCCACCATATCGCACAGGAGAAGTTAACATTATCCTTGAAAAATTAAGCAGATGTGATATTATTAATCAAGAAGGATTACTTATTGTAGAACATTTTAAGAAGAAATATCTCCCTGGGAATATAGGGGAGATGAAAAGACTTAAAGAATACAGGTATGGTGATACATATCTGAGTGTTTATAAAAAAGGTGAATGA
- the coaD gene encoding pantetheine-phosphate adenylyltransferase, which yields MKKIAVYPGTFDPVTNGHVDLIERGLRIFETVIIAVLVNPKKEPLFTIEERLEMINDSTAGIKNVIVEAFDGLLVEYSKKRGASAIIRGLRAVSDFEYEMQMALMNRRLDTGIETVFMMPSEEYSYLTSSIVKEVASFGGSVAGLVPAVVEERLREKFRY from the coding sequence ATGAAAAAGATTGCTGTTTATCCTGGCACATTTGATCCTGTTACTAACGGTCATGTAGATTTAATAGAAAGGGGTCTAAGGATATTCGAGACCGTGATAATTGCAGTGTTAGTGAATCCGAAAAAGGAGCCACTCTTTACAATAGAAGAGAGGCTCGAGATGATTAATGACTCAACAGCAGGGATAAAAAATGTTATCGTTGAGGCATTCGATGGACTCCTTGTGGAGTATTCAAAGAAAAGGGGTGCATCTGCGATTATAAGGGGATTGAGGGCTGTCTCTGACTTTGAGTATGAGATGCAGATGGCTCTCATGAACCGAAGACTTGATACAGGGATAGAGACTGTTTTCATGATGCCTTCAGAGGAATATTCCTATCTTACATCGAGCATAGTGAAAGAGGTAGCGTCCTTCGGAGGGTCGGTGGCGGGGCTGGTTCCAGCAGTGGTTGAAGAAAGACTGAGAGAAAAATTCAGGTACTGA
- a CDS encoding ATPase, T2SS/T4P/T4SS family, with translation MLVCKQSDICWDVHSVLEPHGFDIFTLDSSKDPVAIIEEQGADVALIEISPFENDLPAVMITAQMHQIDTTRHKCIITGLYSEPMIEKEIQMRIDNHKKFTVIYIVVSFFEAFRQKYGETSGDDVLRAIGAILRMAKNELGDDADIIAQTGMEDFVYLTIPERMEIICTYIIDALDRDFLPAYYSDGGYKKGHIEIETRKGENREIPQNDMKKKLGAVLIENKFISQLTLEEALEKQKECKKRLGDLLLELGHINEEVLAQALSLQHSFPLVPLSNRVPEPRVLSLIPRNIALKYLCFPLSVDNKRLILSMADPLNHHSIEDITFLTGCEVIPVVSIKSEILTSISKFYGIEEKVTEVSEEEQKMLNPVIRMEKLILDDAVGEGASDIHIEPRVNFLGVRYRVDGLLKEVMQVPSWMQSALISRIKVGAKMDIGERRLPQDGKMTTTIKSRDVDLRISTLPTHLGEKVVIRILDKSRKLLLLDDLGLSSRGYIDLQSFVKRRDGIILVVGPTGSGKTTTLYALVNELKGEALNIVTIEDPIEYEFEGVNQVQIHEKAGLTFASVLRSVLRQDPDVIMVGEIRDKETADIAFRAAMTGHVVLSTVHTYDTAATITRLIDLGVEPYLIGSSLIGAVAQRLVRLNCPYCKEPYNPQSETLHSLNVPDTYEGAFYRGRGCEQCNEKGYKGRIGIFEVMKIDKIMKELISTKEKEHTIRETLINNGISSLRQEAINKAMEGTITLEEALRATYNESMMEYRLCPSCKKRIEESFSACPYCGNTLRIECPSCNRKLQIDWVYCPFCKGKVSPSSKRLKSQKRR, from the coding sequence ATGTTAGTCTGCAAACAGAGTGATATCTGCTGGGATGTCCATAGTGTGCTTGAACCTCATGGATTTGACATCTTTACACTTGATTCATCCAAAGACCCCGTAGCGATAATTGAGGAACAAGGGGCAGATGTTGCTCTCATTGAGATATCCCCATTCGAAAACGATCTTCCCGCAGTGATGATAACAGCCCAGATGCATCAGATTGATACCACACGGCATAAATGCATCATAACAGGTCTTTATAGTGAACCAATGATAGAGAAAGAGATACAGATGAGGATAGATAACCACAAGAAATTCACTGTTATATATATTGTTGTTAGCTTTTTTGAGGCATTCCGTCAAAAATATGGGGAAACATCGGGAGACGATGTATTAAGGGCTATAGGTGCTATCCTGAGGATGGCTAAAAACGAATTAGGAGACGATGCCGATATTATTGCACAGACAGGCATGGAGGATTTTGTTTATCTAACGATACCTGAAAGGATGGAAATTATATGCACTTATATCATAGATGCCTTAGATAGGGATTTTCTCCCTGCGTATTATTCTGATGGAGGCTATAAGAAAGGACATATAGAGATTGAGACAAGAAAGGGTGAAAATAGGGAAATACCCCAGAACGACATGAAAAAGAAACTCGGTGCAGTTCTCATAGAGAATAAGTTTATCAGCCAATTAACCTTAGAGGAGGCATTAGAAAAGCAGAAGGAATGTAAAAAAAGACTGGGTGATCTGCTCCTTGAGCTGGGACACATTAACGAGGAAGTACTTGCTCAGGCACTTTCACTTCAACATTCCTTTCCACTTGTTCCTCTGTCAAATAGGGTTCCTGAACCTCGTGTCCTTAGCCTGATACCGAGAAACATTGCACTGAAATATCTCTGTTTTCCACTGTCGGTAGATAATAAAAGACTGATTCTCTCAATGGCAGACCCACTCAACCACCATTCCATTGAGGATATAACCTTTCTAACAGGTTGTGAGGTTATACCTGTCGTATCCATAAAGAGCGAGATACTTACCTCCATAAGCAAATTTTATGGAATAGAAGAGAAGGTGACAGAGGTTTCAGAGGAGGAGCAGAAGATGCTCAATCCTGTTATCCGAATGGAAAAACTCATCCTTGATGATGCAGTAGGAGAGGGGGCAAGCGATATCCACATAGAGCCGAGGGTAAACTTCCTTGGTGTAAGGTACAGAGTAGATGGTCTCCTGAAAGAGGTGATGCAGGTGCCGTCATGGATGCAGAGTGCGCTTATCTCAAGAATAAAGGTAGGTGCAAAGATGGATATAGGAGAGAGAAGGCTGCCACAGGATGGGAAGATGACTACGACGATAAAGAGCAGGGATGTTGACCTCCGTATATCAACCCTCCCTACACATTTAGGTGAGAAGGTAGTCATACGCATCCTCGATAAGTCCCGGAAGTTACTTTTATTGGACGATCTCGGTCTATCTTCGAGAGGATATATTGACCTTCAGTCATTTGTTAAGAGGAGGGATGGTATCATTCTTGTGGTAGGTCCTACTGGCTCGGGCAAGACAACCACACTCTATGCACTTGTTAATGAACTGAAGGGTGAAGCACTTAACATTGTTACGATTGAAGACCCCATAGAGTATGAATTTGAGGGGGTGAATCAGGTTCAGATCCATGAGAAGGCAGGGCTTACTTTTGCCTCTGTCCTGAGATCTGTGCTGAGACAGGACCCTGATGTAATAATGGTTGGTGAGATAAGGGATAAAGAGACAGCAGATATAGCATTTAGGGCCGCAATGACAGGGCACGTTGTGTTGAGCACAGTGCATACATACGATACCGCTGCCACGATTACAAGATTGATCGATCTTGGTGTTGAACCCTATCTGATAGGTTCTTCCCTGATAGGCGCTGTTGCTCAGAGGCTTGTCCGTTTAAACTGTCCATACTGCAAAGAGCCATACAACCCGCAGAGTGAAACCTTACATAGCCTTAATGTCCCTGATACATATGAGGGCGCCTTTTATCGTGGTCGTGGCTGTGAACAATGCAATGAAAAGGGATATAAAGGCAGGATTGGTATATTTGAGGTGATGAAGATAGATAAGATAATGAAGGAGCTTATATCTACAAAAGAAAAAGAACACACTATCAGAGAAACGCTCATAAATAATGGTATATCTTCTTTAAGGCAGGAGGCAATCAATAAAGCGATGGAGGGGACTATAACCCTTGAAGAGGCATTGAGGGCAACATATAACGAATCAATGATGGAGTATCGTCTCTGTCCATCATGCAAGAAAAGAATAGAAGAGAGTTTCTCTGCATGCCCATACTGTGGCAATACCCTGCGCATAGAGTGCCCTTCGTGCAACAGAAAACTCCAGATAGACTGGGTATACTGTCCCTTCTGTAAAGGGAAAGTTTCTCCAAGTTCAAAGAGGCTAAAAAGCCAAAAAAGAAGATAA
- a CDS encoding J domain-containing protein, translating into MENYYQVLKVAPSASQDEIRKAYIAIVKKCHPDILGEGNSGSSERINLLNEAYHTLKNPQRRAEYDRILRILSEVAEPTTKIKKEGKGTDIIMDEAVNKLIEKVIVLDEKIKWTIESTGRFERLISGQKGLERYYIFIKSRIQGVKGSNALLESLTPQTLEPYFKKLCEERKTRLFRTFCLFLLLTDSISDVEKKVVSEYNLASHHSKTALIDIDSGKIFSPHSEGIKPPVSKVSLWM; encoded by the coding sequence ATGGAAAATTATTATCAGGTGCTCAAGGTGGCGCCATCCGCATCTCAGGATGAGATAAGGAAGGCATATATTGCGATTGTAAAAAAGTGTCATCCTGATATTTTGGGAGAAGGTAATAGTGGTTCTTCCGAGAGGATAAATCTCCTGAACGAGGCATATCATACGCTTAAAAATCCACAGAGGAGAGCTGAATATGACCGAATACTGAGGATACTCAGTGAGGTAGCAGAACCCACTACAAAGATTAAGAAAGAAGGGAAAGGGACAGATATAATCATGGATGAGGCTGTAAACAAACTGATAGAGAAAGTAATTGTACTTGATGAAAAGATTAAATGGACAATCGAATCTACAGGTAGGTTTGAGCGTCTGATTTCAGGTCAGAAGGGACTTGAAAGATACTATATATTTATAAAAAGCAGGATTCAAGGGGTCAAGGGGTCAAATGCTTTACTTGAATCCTTGACCCCTCAAACCCTCGAACCCTATTTCAAAAAGTTATGCGAAGAGAGAAAGACCCGTCTTTTTCGCACATTCTGTTTATTTCTCCTATTGACTGATAGTATCTCAGATGTAGAAAAGAAGGTCGTATCGGAGTATAACCTCGCCAGCCATCACTCCAAGACTGCTTTGATTGATATTGACTCAGGTAAGATATTCTCCCCGCATTCTGAAGGTATTAAACCTCCTGTCTCAAAGGTTTCCCTATGGATGTAA